One window from the genome of Streptomyces cadmiisoli encodes:
- the nrtL gene encoding ArgS-related anticodon-binding protein NrtL encodes MTPVELSRTVLRAVRCAVDDGALSVSVPARVVVERSRPGGWGDYATNVALQLARPAGRPPRQVAEVLRPYLAGADGVTGVEITGPGFLNIALDEAASTGLVRRILRDGPRYGHSDALAGQVVQVHCAHEVRAAVVADAVARILRSQGALVRTSCAGPLEPEWESVLGARIDAWGETDTRTPVAGLDTPPPVAGPDAPARFTWSDTRTPVAGLDTPPPVAGPDVPARFTGPDTPAPLARTDVPAAFRHPPLRPTPALTTPLPLGRDAGRWALLHPAPHDRPRISSDHLVQREGNPLFRVRYAHARVRAAVRNAGDLGFEADPGRVPDAAHGEPTFPHPAPAPLEAALAEYPRILAAAARDRGPDRLARHLVTVADAVLVLLPAVLPCGEEKPSAAHRARLALAEAAGTVLAGGLVLLGIDAPDHL; translated from the coding sequence GTGACCCCCGTCGAGCTGTCCCGCACCGTGCTGCGCGCGGTGCGGTGTGCTGTTGACGACGGGGCGCTGAGTGTGAGCGTGCCCGCACGGGTCGTGGTCGAGCGGTCGCGGCCCGGGGGATGGGGCGACTACGCCACCAACGTCGCCCTTCAGCTCGCGCGCCCGGCGGGGCGGCCGCCGCGGCAGGTCGCGGAGGTGCTCCGGCCGTACCTCGCGGGGGCCGATGGAGTGACCGGGGTCGAGATCACCGGGCCCGGGTTCCTCAACATCGCCCTCGACGAAGCCGCGTCGACCGGCCTCGTGCGCCGCATCCTCCGCGACGGCCCGCGCTACGGGCACTCCGACGCCCTCGCGGGGCAGGTCGTCCAGGTGCACTGCGCCCATGAGGTGCGCGCCGCCGTCGTCGCCGACGCCGTCGCCCGGATCCTGCGCTCCCAGGGGGCCCTCGTCCGCACGAGCTGTGCGGGACCGCTCGAGCCGGAGTGGGAGTCCGTGCTCGGCGCTCGCATCGACGCCTGGGGCGAGACCGATACGCGTACCCCCGTCGCCGGGCTCGACACGCCGCCCCCTGTCGCCGGGCCCGATGCGCCGGCCCGCTTCACCTGGTCCGATACGCGTACCCCCGTCGCCGGGCTCGACACGCCGCCCCCTGTCGCCGGGCCCGATGTGCCGGCCCGCTTCACCGGGCCCGATACGCCCGCCCCCCTCGCCAGGACCGACGTGCCCGCCGCTTTCCGTCACCCACCCCTCCGCCCCACCCCCGCCCTCACCACGCCGCTCCCTCTGGGGCGTGACGCCGGTCGTTGGGCCCTGCTGCATCCCGCGCCGCACGACCGGCCCCGGATCAGCTCCGACCATCTTGTCCAGCGGGAGGGCAACCCCCTCTTCCGGGTGCGGTACGCGCATGCCCGCGTGCGGGCCGCCGTCCGTAACGCGGGCGACCTCGGTTTCGAGGCCGACCCCGGTCGCGTGCCGGACGCGGCACACGGCGAACCCACCTTCCCCCACCCGGCCCCCGCTCCCCTCGAAGCGGCCCTGGCCGAGTACCCCCGCATCCTCGCCGCCGCCGCCCGTGATCGCGGTCCTGATCGTCTTGCCCGGCACCTCGTCACCGTCGCCGATGCCGTGCTCGTCCTGTTGCCCGCCGTCCTCCCGTGCGGTGAGGAGAAACCCTCGGCCGCCCACCGTGCCCGGCTCGCTCTTGCCGAAGCCGCCGGGACGGTGCTGGCCGGTGGCCTCGTCCTGCTCGGCATCGACGCACCCGACCATCTCTGA
- a CDS encoding response regulator, with amino-acid sequence MGKSRTRWPVPTYSRVVPGASGRVLVVDDNKVIRQLIRVNLELEGLEVVTAADGAECLDVVHQVQPDVVTLDVVMPRLDGLRTAARLRADPRTRDLPLAIVSACTQYEVEAGLDVGVDAFLSKPFEPDELVQLVGRLMERRGHGDDGDGEGGGAGESGVGGGLLGAGETERAGRASG; translated from the coding sequence GTGGGGAAAAGCCGGACGCGGTGGCCGGTCCCCACCTACTCTCGAGTTGTGCCAGGCGCGTCAGGCCGGGTGCTTGTTGTGGACGACAACAAGGTCATCCGGCAGTTGATCAGGGTCAATCTCGAGCTGGAGGGCCTCGAGGTCGTGACCGCGGCCGATGGTGCCGAGTGTCTGGATGTCGTCCATCAGGTGCAGCCCGATGTCGTCACGCTCGATGTCGTCATGCCGCGGCTGGACGGGCTCCGGACCGCCGCCCGGCTGCGTGCCGACCCGCGGACCCGCGATCTGCCCCTCGCCATCGTCAGTGCCTGTACGCAGTACGAGGTCGAAGCCGGCCTCGACGTCGGCGTCGACGCCTTCCTCTCCAAGCCCTTCGAGCCCGACGAACTCGTGCAGCTCGTAGGGCGGTTGATGGAGCGGCGCGGTCACGGTGATGACGGCGATGGAGAGGGTGGTGGGGCCGGTGAGTCTGGAGTGGGTGGTGGGCTGCTCGGTGCCGGTGAGACCGAGCGGGCCGGTCGGGCGAGCGGCTGA
- a CDS encoding DUF6083 domain-containing protein, producing MCRRPLVAGCTCRVMFRLAAARLPQGFRLVRALRPDRRADDSHSMGVLDEKPRRLGGGQPRCPYCGLLQDRVATLDQDWVLLEPDMHPLAHTVPAEHRWIELPDGRVTVYGVCPPDQSQRCRVEHRLACPAQPLPDLWPWLTSLRGENARRAERQDDPGPPPPPEEWPDAV from the coding sequence ATGTGCCGTCGGCCGTTGGTTGCTGGCTGCACCTGCCGCGTCATGTTTCGTCTCGCTGCCGCACGGTTGCCCCAGGGTTTCCGTCTGGTTCGCGCTCTACGCCCGGACCGGCGGGCCGACGACTCTCACAGCATGGGGGTTTTGGATGAGAAGCCGCGGCGGCTGGGCGGTGGGCAGCCTCGCTGTCCATACTGCGGGCTGCTGCAGGATCGCGTGGCGACGCTTGATCAGGACTGGGTGTTGCTGGAGCCGGACATGCATCCGCTGGCCCATACGGTGCCGGCGGAGCATCGGTGGATCGAGCTGCCTGATGGGCGGGTGACGGTCTACGGAGTGTGTCCGCCGGACCAGTCCCAGCGGTGCCGTGTCGAACACCGCCTGGCCTGCCCGGCACAACCTCTGCCGGATCTGTGGCCGTGGTTGACGAGCTTGCGAGGGGAGAACGCGCGGCGCGCGGAGCGGCAGGACGATCCCGGACCACCCCCACCCCCTGAGGAGTGGCCTGACGCCGTTTGA
- a CDS encoding tyrosine-type recombinase/integrase encodes MKSLDVKVWGVRKRNTKKSSYDVRWTVAGNVFSEQFRTKGLADHYRSKLLRAAHAGEEFDTTTGLPDSMVEKAASMTWYAFALKYLAMKWPHAAPNTRNGINEALTAVTMALLDDRPGQPSEELIRKALRNWAFLLPGPDDRELPTEIANTLHWVAKASRPLSDLGDAAIGRALLDSLKLKLDGTAAAAETVRRKRRTLVNAMHYAVDLGEFKEDPITAIRWNKPKVAGEVDPRVAANPEQARSLLTAVSYVGGYGRARGRRLVGLFACMYYGALRPAEAVGLTDADLKLSEVGWGAVLLNRTRPSVGKKWTDSGETHDDRGLKNRPAEEVRLVPIPPQLVAILRQHLDTFGTAKDGRLFTNERGGVVGSSTYYRVWQEARALALSPAVVASPLAARPYDLRHSALSTWLNSGVDPTEVAERAGNSVEVLLGRYAKCIDGRQEIANRKIEELLREYE; translated from the coding sequence ATGAAGTCTCTCGACGTGAAGGTGTGGGGTGTTCGGAAGAGGAACACCAAGAAGTCGTCCTATGACGTCCGATGGACAGTTGCCGGGAACGTGTTCTCCGAACAGTTCCGCACCAAAGGGCTGGCGGACCACTACCGGTCCAAGTTGCTCCGAGCTGCCCACGCCGGTGAAGAGTTCGATACGACGACTGGGCTGCCTGATTCGATGGTCGAAAAGGCGGCCTCGATGACCTGGTATGCCTTCGCTTTGAAGTATCTCGCCATGAAGTGGCCGCACGCGGCGCCGAACACGCGCAACGGGATCAATGAGGCCCTGACTGCCGTGACGATGGCCCTCCTCGACGATCGTCCGGGGCAGCCGTCTGAGGAGCTGATCAGGAAGGCGCTTCGCAACTGGGCTTTTCTCCTCCCCGGACCGGATGACCGTGAATTGCCGACTGAGATCGCGAACACCTTGCACTGGGTGGCCAAGGCGTCGCGCCCGCTCTCGGACCTCGGTGACGCTGCGATCGGCAGGGCACTCCTGGACTCGCTCAAGCTGAAACTCGATGGGACGGCTGCTGCCGCGGAGACCGTCCGGCGTAAGCGTCGGACACTCGTCAACGCAATGCACTATGCAGTGGACCTCGGGGAGTTCAAAGAAGACCCGATCACGGCAATCCGCTGGAATAAGCCGAAGGTGGCGGGAGAGGTTGATCCTCGGGTGGCCGCCAATCCCGAGCAGGCTCGTTCTCTGCTGACTGCAGTCTCGTATGTTGGTGGGTACGGCCGGGCGCGTGGCCGCCGACTTGTGGGCCTGTTCGCCTGCATGTACTACGGCGCTTTGCGTCCGGCAGAGGCAGTCGGCCTTACTGATGCGGATTTGAAGTTATCCGAGGTCGGCTGGGGGGCAGTGTTGCTGAACCGAACGCGTCCCAGCGTCGGAAAGAAATGGACGGACTCCGGCGAAACTCATGACGACCGGGGCCTCAAGAACCGGCCCGCGGAAGAGGTCCGGCTCGTGCCGATCCCGCCCCAGCTCGTCGCCATCCTCCGACAGCACCTCGACACGTTCGGCACCGCCAAGGACGGGCGGCTGTTCACCAACGAGCGTGGGGGAGTGGTCGGCTCGTCGACGTACTACCGCGTCTGGCAGGAGGCTCGTGCGCTGGCGCTTTCGCCGGCCGTGGTCGCCTCACCGCTCGCGGCGCGCCCGTACGACCTTCGGCACTCGGCGTTGTCGACCTGGCTCAACTCCGGGGTGGACCCGACGGAGGTCGCCGAACGCGCGGGCAACAGCGTGGAGGTACTGCTGGGCCGCTACGCCAAGTGCATTGACGGACGCCAGGAGATCGCCAACCGCAAGATCGAGGAGTTGTTGCGCGAATACGAGTGA
- the dpdD gene encoding protein DpdD, whose translation MSVDFKEFFGSGNDITPTRVGPDFQLILDNFMAGIQQRQIGFLPRSSQGRLWWYGFAPTPRQQRETLAILDSWIGPTFSDLPHQRGALNPTDPFDAVLANASVKPLRFEVLPRRTADSEEWKHARSRVRDALLVLTKLLNGRPPSEFDAPRTTVEVLDDLGHAIAARDRAVALACLRELEATADLDQANLAFLRLRLFAGLEDWKAVLADRDLDHVLAMRRPLSVTQVIQQAAYATWFAPYDAAGNEEELLGAVTALPAAFRPLFSGTPRTSRAQAVVEFLIEVENDTGDDTLNRLLDEAGTIEPGLPAHLRNVLYLRREQSPQHSAPSEPSAPEDQLDSSSESPLERATGLMARGELQAAIKLVLTLEPSLHAAYLLLTCARDLQSPQQAALALEYISTHHLQGLIDGASARLRDDLAWLEQFTQAGPRLDWRTWLDALDGDHGSATLATGPEITDGWTPLSSSALTAWLHDASDGTLGKLGELGGQFMAAHRDIFAEDGAAELSERILAGLALSGKNSAGVRVQTQALLDYLLSANPASAVFASALEWTELIVSANVSAVTTTWAIDILQAATATSAAATSPATIELFYKITNTVRPFKSALNPTDLEAIKLIASELGAGVPEDLLADQVQDADPGAPYRYLQDSKVVLYSLTESATTRAAQILRILVPKIDIETSAEHDGSSKLAAQAANADVFVVVTASAKHAATDFIAAKRGARPVVLVNSRGSSAILRELAEG comes from the coding sequence ATGAGCGTAGATTTCAAGGAATTCTTCGGTTCAGGCAACGACATCACGCCCACACGGGTAGGACCGGACTTTCAACTCATACTCGATAATTTCATGGCAGGCATCCAGCAGCGCCAGATCGGATTCCTGCCGCGAAGTTCTCAAGGGCGTCTGTGGTGGTATGGCTTCGCACCCACCCCCCGCCAGCAGCGCGAGACACTCGCCATCCTCGACAGTTGGATCGGCCCCACCTTCAGCGACCTGCCCCACCAACGCGGTGCCCTCAACCCGACTGATCCATTCGACGCCGTACTGGCAAACGCATCCGTCAAACCCCTGCGCTTTGAAGTACTGCCCCGCCGGACAGCGGACTCGGAGGAGTGGAAACACGCGCGAAGCCGGGTACGCGACGCCCTGCTGGTGCTCACTAAACTCCTCAACGGCCGACCGCCCTCGGAGTTCGACGCTCCCCGTACGACTGTCGAGGTCCTCGACGACCTCGGACACGCCATTGCTGCCCGCGACCGTGCCGTGGCCTTGGCCTGCCTGCGCGAACTTGAGGCGACCGCCGATCTCGACCAGGCGAACCTAGCCTTCCTGCGACTACGACTCTTCGCAGGGCTCGAAGACTGGAAGGCCGTCCTCGCGGACCGGGACCTCGACCACGTCCTCGCCATGCGCCGCCCCCTGAGCGTCACTCAAGTGATCCAGCAGGCGGCCTACGCCACATGGTTCGCCCCGTACGACGCAGCAGGCAATGAGGAAGAACTACTCGGTGCCGTTACCGCGCTCCCTGCAGCGTTCCGGCCACTGTTCTCGGGCACACCGAGGACGAGTCGGGCGCAGGCTGTCGTGGAATTCCTCATCGAGGTCGAAAACGACACCGGAGACGACACACTCAACCGACTCCTCGACGAAGCCGGCACGATCGAACCCGGTCTGCCCGCCCACCTGCGCAATGTGCTGTACCTGCGCCGAGAACAAAGTCCTCAGCACTCCGCCCCGTCCGAGCCGTCCGCCCCTGAGGATCAGCTCGACTCCTCGAGCGAATCGCCCCTGGAGCGCGCGACCGGGCTGATGGCCCGGGGCGAACTTCAGGCAGCCATCAAACTCGTGCTGACGCTCGAACCGAGCCTGCACGCGGCATACCTGCTCCTGACCTGTGCACGGGACCTGCAGTCACCACAGCAAGCAGCATTGGCACTTGAGTACATCTCCACGCATCACCTCCAAGGCTTGATCGACGGAGCGAGCGCACGCCTGCGCGATGATCTCGCCTGGTTGGAGCAGTTCACCCAGGCCGGGCCCCGCTTGGATTGGCGCACCTGGCTGGATGCACTGGACGGAGACCATGGCAGCGCAACGCTGGCGACCGGCCCCGAAATCACCGACGGCTGGACACCGCTGAGCAGCAGTGCGCTGACCGCGTGGCTTCACGACGCGTCTGACGGGACACTGGGCAAACTCGGTGAACTCGGAGGCCAGTTCATGGCAGCGCACCGCGACATCTTTGCTGAAGACGGAGCGGCCGAACTCAGTGAACGCATCCTTGCCGGTCTCGCACTCAGCGGTAAGAACTCGGCCGGCGTCCGGGTGCAGACCCAAGCCCTGCTGGACTATCTACTGTCTGCCAACCCTGCCTCCGCGGTGTTCGCGTCGGCGCTCGAGTGGACCGAGTTGATCGTCTCCGCGAACGTCTCTGCTGTGACCACGACGTGGGCGATCGACATACTGCAGGCGGCGACAGCTACATCGGCAGCAGCAACGAGCCCCGCCACCATTGAACTGTTCTACAAAATCACCAACACGGTCAGGCCGTTCAAGTCAGCACTGAACCCAACCGACCTTGAAGCCATCAAGCTCATAGCCAGCGAACTGGGAGCCGGTGTCCCGGAAGACTTGCTCGCCGACCAAGTACAGGACGCCGACCCCGGAGCGCCATACCGCTACCTGCAAGACTCAAAGGTTGTGCTGTACTCCCTCACCGAGTCCGCCACCACCCGGGCTGCACAGATACTGCGCATCCTGGTACCCAAGATCGACATCGAGACGAGTGCCGAACACGATGGCAGTAGTAAGCTCGCCGCACAGGCAGCCAACGCTGACGTCTTTGTCGTGGTGACCGCATCGGCAAAGCATGCCGCCACTGACTTCATCGCCGCCAAGCGTGGGGCACGACCGGTAGTACTCGTCAACTCGCGTGGCTCATCGGCGATTTTGCGTGAACTGGCGGAAGGGTAA
- the dpdK gene encoding phospholipase D-like domain-containing protein DpdK yields MRRITTVGAGETRQLTDLLQNLLVSELLAPSSRLWVLSPWISDIVVIDNASGQFKSVLPALPARPIRLTEVLIDLARRGSDVRVIMRDESRNAVTGQRLTDLAPVGPRPSLLIRNTLHDKGMVSDRFHVHGSMNFTFFGQRVNQEGVTVVSDPDQIARAWVEYQNRYQLP; encoded by the coding sequence ATGAGAAGGATCACCACCGTCGGGGCCGGCGAGACCCGACAACTCACCGATCTGCTGCAGAACCTCCTGGTGTCTGAACTGCTGGCCCCGTCAAGTCGCCTGTGGGTACTGTCCCCGTGGATCTCCGACATTGTCGTCATCGACAATGCATCCGGACAGTTCAAGAGCGTGCTCCCCGCCTTGCCAGCCCGACCCATCCGGCTGACGGAGGTACTCATCGATCTCGCGCGCCGTGGCTCGGATGTCCGAGTGATCATGCGGGACGAGTCGCGCAACGCCGTCACAGGACAACGCCTCACCGACCTCGCCCCGGTGGGGCCACGGCCGTCCCTGCTCATCCGGAACACCCTGCACGACAAGGGCATGGTGAGCGACAGATTCCACGTGCACGGTTCGATGAACTTCACGTTCTTCGGCCAGAGAGTGAACCAGGAAGGCGTCACCGTCGTATCCGACCCCGACCAGATCGCCCGCGCTTGGGTCGAATACCAGAACAGGTACCAGTTGCCATGA
- the dpdJ gene encoding protein DpdJ produces the protein MTPETESEILGVLEKHEDPLLSWGVVDGGFTEGELHTHIDDVLMERGELDTAQEAIEALEDKGLIIRDDAVSPSRWRTRNGETLRLLARLRQIFPSNDPTAWHQGAALVSDFRYARRPRAYPRRDQSRHAVIDGTDVLHDLYRQVIDAMTWRGPQHADLSGFQVRASRQIFTALQSNITTATVVGAGTGSGKTLAFYLPAFAYLTGLQDKSAWTRALAVYPRNELLKDQLNTAFAHARRLDHLWTKTNGRPMTIGVLNKDTPTSTKSLTASYSAWTKRAEGFQCPHFTCPGDGYTVCGGTLFWSEQDAKAGTERLICGTCPRVFDDSMLVLTRHRMSRRPPDVLFTTTEMLNRGLSDLSLGTLFGVGAAKKPRLMLLDEIHTYSGTTGAQAALVLRRWHHSLRSPVTFVGLSATLSNAVRHMADLTGVDDGLVTNIEPGADEMEYEGAEYMVAVRSDPTSGASVLSTTIQTAMLLPRVLDHPAERTSQGLLGTKAFVFTDDLDVTNRLFFYLLDAEGQRYRAPRTQQFKDPLASLRRPGQDNLTDQRRAGQVWDLPVKLGHKLDRPGLNVSRTTSQDAGVDTASQLVVATASLEVGFDDPDVGAVLQHKAPRGVAAFLQRKGRAGRSRRMRPYTVVVLSDYGRDRATYEAWDALFDPVLPELVLPIRNRAVLRIQATLAMLDWLAAQLQSDYRYAKLWRDLKGLADPKYPDNRKVQQTAVTILRHLLRDPGRQRSLRLWIEGALQVSEELAAEILWHPPRPLILAAVPTLARRLDSEWAVAEDHTYVKGKDLMGKNPLPDFFPENLFSELALPEGYVVIPPQQSWEKEPELQAMGLAQMLREYAPGRVSRRFATRNLEHRHWIPVPYGQRETVMDLAPALQAHHREETATVEVGGVPTPIPIVRPDRVDLQLAPPELKDASNASLVWRSQFLERGLGLVARLPLSDPIGSLIDEARFFLHAQNAHVEVRRLAIQSEASLVFARGGEARVKAQFSLDDERVGLGATYDVDGLRLTTTVPDVIAPPGDLDPALRSAWFQHVLTNDPELLEQMNKFQLEWLHQTIECMLLMSAVSDGTSLPHAYQMVRETFADRLTDTLKAMFRSSDVEESESATLGRVGERLRQLLADKGIIARLDHLTDQVWDPDPAQFQAWLRQRVLATLGQAALWAAREICPEHDPEGIIVDIEPGYAPDGTWRHGQVWLTEASIGGGGFIEALATRVRPDPRRFLRLIMRAVQPSTTELVDAHMRRIVRYTTERSDWLDLVAEYRGSATQADRVKNLDRIRAQLRASGIHGAEQSVVSSLANRLLRPGSTAQTDQALCTLIGEWEIQEQRLGLEISPRTWAYLMRQRHDLDAGLNLSANSSDRQRIDAIQSALWPRGWAIRAGALQSWNPYFDNPPAAPDLIRGLFTSIDDLISVTDLDADTLVRTRLAQQGSAQLIAPPEDVSALADMLVDLSIRPIETDFLQVFPRVVEIDHRSEGSVVATLELAEVSA, from the coding sequence GTGACTCCTGAGACCGAGAGTGAAATCCTCGGCGTCCTCGAAAAACACGAGGACCCCCTGCTGTCCTGGGGCGTTGTCGACGGCGGATTCACCGAAGGCGAACTGCACACCCACATCGATGACGTCCTCATGGAGCGCGGCGAACTCGACACCGCCCAGGAGGCAATCGAGGCCCTCGAGGACAAGGGGCTGATCATCCGCGATGATGCGGTCTCGCCGTCACGGTGGCGTACCCGCAACGGGGAGACGCTGCGCCTGCTGGCCCGACTGCGCCAGATCTTCCCCTCCAACGACCCCACGGCCTGGCACCAAGGGGCTGCTCTCGTCTCGGACTTCCGCTACGCGCGACGCCCGCGTGCCTACCCGCGGCGCGACCAGTCCAGACACGCAGTCATCGACGGCACCGATGTGCTCCACGACCTCTACCGCCAGGTCATCGATGCCATGACGTGGCGGGGTCCCCAACACGCCGACCTCAGCGGCTTCCAGGTCCGTGCCAGCCGCCAGATCTTCACAGCCCTGCAGTCCAACATCACCACCGCCACCGTCGTGGGTGCCGGCACCGGTAGCGGCAAGACACTCGCCTTCTACCTGCCGGCCTTCGCCTACCTGACGGGACTCCAGGACAAGTCGGCATGGACGCGTGCGCTGGCCGTATACCCGCGCAACGAACTCCTCAAGGACCAACTCAACACCGCCTTCGCGCACGCCCGGCGGCTCGACCACCTGTGGACGAAGACCAACGGCCGGCCCATGACCATCGGGGTACTCAACAAGGACACCCCAACCAGCACGAAGAGCCTGACGGCCTCCTATTCCGCATGGACGAAACGGGCCGAAGGCTTTCAGTGCCCTCACTTCACCTGTCCCGGTGACGGATACACCGTGTGCGGGGGCACACTGTTCTGGTCCGAGCAGGACGCCAAGGCTGGAACGGAACGCCTGATCTGCGGCACTTGCCCGCGTGTGTTCGACGACTCCATGCTGGTTCTGACCCGGCACCGGATGAGCCGACGGCCTCCGGACGTGCTGTTCACCACCACCGAGATGCTCAACCGCGGCCTGTCCGACCTGTCCCTGGGCACACTGTTCGGCGTTGGCGCGGCCAAGAAACCCCGCCTGATGCTGCTCGACGAGATCCACACCTACAGCGGCACCACCGGCGCCCAGGCAGCCCTCGTCCTGCGACGCTGGCACCACTCGCTGCGCAGTCCGGTCACCTTCGTCGGCTTGTCCGCGACGCTGTCGAACGCCGTTCGCCACATGGCCGATCTGACGGGCGTTGACGACGGACTCGTCACCAACATCGAGCCAGGCGCAGACGAGATGGAGTACGAGGGCGCCGAATACATGGTCGCCGTGCGCAGCGACCCCACCAGTGGCGCCTCCGTACTGTCCACCACCATCCAGACGGCGATGCTCCTCCCGCGCGTCCTCGACCACCCGGCAGAGCGCACATCCCAGGGACTTCTGGGCACCAAGGCGTTCGTCTTCACCGACGACCTCGACGTCACCAACCGGCTCTTCTTCTACCTCCTCGACGCGGAAGGCCAGCGCTACCGCGCCCCGCGTACCCAGCAGTTCAAAGACCCCTTGGCATCCCTGCGACGTCCCGGGCAAGACAACCTCACCGACCAGCGGCGCGCCGGCCAGGTCTGGGACCTGCCGGTGAAACTGGGCCACAAACTCGACCGCCCGGGCCTCAACGTGAGCCGGACCACCTCGCAAGACGCGGGAGTCGACACCGCCTCCCAACTCGTCGTCGCAACTGCCTCGCTTGAGGTCGGCTTCGACGATCCGGACGTTGGCGCCGTGCTGCAGCACAAGGCGCCCCGCGGTGTCGCCGCATTCCTGCAGCGCAAGGGCCGTGCCGGGCGAAGCCGCCGCATGCGCCCGTACACCGTGGTGGTGCTCTCCGACTACGGACGCGACCGTGCCACCTACGAGGCCTGGGATGCACTGTTCGATCCCGTCCTGCCCGAACTGGTACTTCCCATCCGGAACCGGGCAGTCCTGCGCATCCAAGCTACCCTGGCGATGCTTGACTGGCTGGCAGCACAACTGCAGTCCGATTACCGGTACGCAAAGCTGTGGCGTGATTTGAAGGGTCTCGCCGATCCGAAGTACCCGGACAACCGCAAGGTCCAGCAGACAGCCGTCACCATTCTGCGCCATCTACTGCGCGATCCCGGCCGCCAGCGCAGCCTCCGTCTGTGGATCGAAGGCGCACTTCAGGTCTCCGAGGAGTTGGCCGCCGAGATTCTGTGGCATCCCCCTCGCCCGCTGATCCTGGCGGCCGTACCCACGCTGGCCCGACGGCTGGACAGCGAGTGGGCTGTCGCGGAGGACCACACGTACGTCAAGGGCAAGGATTTGATGGGCAAGAATCCGCTGCCCGACTTCTTCCCCGAGAACCTCTTCAGCGAACTCGCACTTCCCGAAGGGTACGTAGTCATACCCCCGCAGCAGTCGTGGGAGAAGGAACCTGAACTGCAGGCGATGGGCCTGGCGCAGATGCTGCGCGAGTACGCGCCAGGACGAGTGTCACGGCGCTTTGCCACCCGCAACCTCGAGCACCGGCACTGGATCCCTGTGCCCTACGGCCAGCGCGAGACCGTCATGGATCTCGCCCCTGCCCTGCAGGCGCACCATCGGGAGGAAACCGCCACCGTCGAAGTCGGCGGTGTCCCTACCCCCATCCCCATCGTCCGCCCCGACAGGGTGGACCTCCAACTCGCACCGCCAGAACTCAAGGATGCTTCCAACGCGTCCCTGGTCTGGCGATCCCAGTTCCTGGAGAGGGGCCTCGGCCTGGTCGCCCGCCTTCCCCTGTCGGATCCCATCGGCAGCCTCATCGACGAAGCACGCTTCTTCCTGCACGCTCAAAACGCCCACGTCGAGGTCCGCCGTCTTGCCATCCAGAGCGAGGCCAGTTTGGTCTTCGCCCGCGGCGGCGAAGCCCGGGTCAAAGCACAGTTCTCGCTCGATGACGAGCGGGTCGGTCTCGGAGCCACCTACGACGTCGACGGCCTGCGCCTGACCACCACGGTGCCGGACGTGATCGCTCCACCGGGCGACCTCGACCCGGCCCTGCGCAGCGCCTGGTTCCAGCATGTTCTGACGAACGACCCCGAACTGCTGGAACAGATGAACAAGTTCCAACTGGAATGGCTGCACCAGACCATCGAATGCATGCTGCTGATGTCCGCCGTGAGTGACGGCACGTCGCTTCCCCACGCCTACCAGATGGTGCGGGAAACCTTCGCCGACCGGTTGACGGACACCCTGAAGGCGATGTTCCGCAGTTCTGACGTCGAAGAGAGCGAAAGCGCCACACTCGGCCGGGTCGGTGAGCGGCTGCGTCAACTCCTTGCCGACAAGGGCATCATTGCCCGCCTGGACCATCTGACGGACCAGGTCTGGGACCCTGACCCCGCACAATTCCAAGCCTGGCTGCGTCAGCGTGTTCTTGCCACCCTGGGACAGGCGGCCCTGTGGGCTGCCCGGGAGATCTGCCCCGAGCACGACCCCGAAGGCATCATCGTCGACATAGAACCCGGCTACGCCCCCGACGGCACATGGCGCCACGGCCAGGTCTGGCTCACCGAAGCCTCTATCGGCGGCGGCGGCTTCATCGAAGCGCTGGCGACGCGCGTACGCCCCGACCCGCGGCGGTTCTTGCGGCTGATAATGAGAGCCGTCCAGCCCTCCACCACTGAACTGGTCGACGCGCACATGCGGCGGATCGTGCGCTACACCACCGAGCGCAGCGACTGGCTCGACCTCGTTGCTGAATACCGAGGCTCGGCGACACAGGCGGACCGGGTGAAAAACCTTGACCGCATACGGGCGCAGTTGCGCGCCTCAGGCATCCACGGCGCGGAGCAGTCCGTCGTCTCGAGCCTGGCGAACCGCCTGCTCCGGCCAGGATCGACCGCACAGACGGACCAGGCACTATGTACCCTCATCGGCGAGTGGGAGATCCAAGAGCAACGCCTGGGCCTTGAAATCTCGCCGCGTACCTGGGCTTACCTGATGCGCCAGCGGCACGACCTGGACGCCGGACTGAACCTGTCCGCGAACTCCTCAGACCGCCAGCGTATCGACGCCATCCAAAGCGCACTCTGGCCACGCGGATGGGCCATACGTGCCGGAGCACTGCAGTCGTGGAACCCCTACTTCGACAATCCGCCAGCCGCACCCGATCTCATCCGGGGACTGTTCACGTCCATAGACGACCTCATCAGCGTGACAGATCTCGACGCGGACACCCTGGTGCGCACACGCCTGGCTCAACAGGGATCCGCCCAGCTCATAGCACCTCCCGAGGACGTATCCGCCCTGGCGGACATGCTGGTGGATCTGTCGATCCGTCCCATCGAAACGGACTTCCTCCAGGTGTTTCCACGAGTCGTTGAGATCGACCACCGCTCTGAGGGCAGCGTCGTGGCCACCCTCGAACTTGCCGAGGTGTCCGCATGA